In a genomic window of Variovorax paradoxus:
- a CDS encoding ornithine cyclodeaminase family protein, translating to MKHFDAAATRAPLGFEHLVPALRAAFAAEAQVPPRHVHAIDNASGDKGTVLIMPAWSEAGFLGIKTINIFPGNGARGLPGLHATYVLYDAHTGVPLALMDGDELTAHRTAAASALGASFLARGDARRLLVLGTGRIARMLPAAHASVRPIEEVTVWNHRPEGAEALAAQWRAQGWSGARAAAPGPAGLEAAVRQADIVSCATLATAPLVRGEWLAPGSHLDLIGSFTPAMREADAQCFEGARTFIDTPEALMKAGDLLDAIAAGTLRAEAVQGTLAALCRGECGGRTSPDSDERTVFKAVGSALEDLTAATLVWQSAATSL from the coding sequence ATGAAGCACTTCGACGCCGCCGCCACCCGTGCCCCGCTGGGCTTCGAGCACCTCGTGCCCGCGCTGCGCGCCGCCTTCGCGGCCGAGGCCCAGGTGCCGCCGCGCCACGTGCACGCCATCGACAACGCGAGCGGCGACAAGGGCACCGTGCTGATCATGCCGGCCTGGAGCGAGGCCGGCTTCCTCGGCATCAAGACCATCAACATCTTTCCGGGCAACGGCGCGCGCGGCCTGCCCGGCCTGCATGCCACCTACGTGCTGTACGACGCGCACACCGGCGTGCCGCTCGCGCTGATGGACGGCGACGAGCTCACGGCCCACCGCACCGCCGCGGCCTCGGCGCTCGGCGCCTCGTTCCTGGCGCGCGGCGATGCGCGGCGGCTGCTGGTGCTGGGCACCGGCCGTATCGCGCGCATGCTGCCCGCGGCCCATGCGAGCGTGCGCCCCATCGAGGAGGTGACGGTATGGAACCACCGCCCCGAAGGCGCCGAGGCGCTGGCCGCGCAATGGCGCGCGCAGGGCTGGAGCGGTGCGCGCGCGGCCGCGCCCGGCCCCGCGGGCCTCGAGGCCGCCGTGCGGCAGGCCGACATCGTCAGTTGCGCCACGCTGGCCACCGCGCCGCTGGTGCGCGGCGAATGGCTCGCGCCGGGTTCGCACCTCGACCTGATCGGCAGCTTCACGCCCGCCATGCGTGAGGCCGATGCGCAGTGCTTCGAGGGGGCGCGCACCTTCATCGACACGCCCGAGGCACTGATGAAGGCCGGCGATCTGCTCGACGCGATCGCGGCCGGCACGCTGCGCGCCGAGGCGGTGCAGGGCACGCTGGCCGCGCTGTGCCGCGGCGAATGCGGTGGGCGCACGAGCCCGGACAGCGACGAACGCACCGTGTTCAAGGCCGTCGGCAGCGCGCTCGAGGACCTGACCGCCGCCACGCTGGTGTGGCAATCGGCCGCAACCTCGCTGTAG
- a CDS encoding immunity 22 family protein, with translation MHQTQTCHFWVGTIPEDFPASYFAEDYSDERGDDDPLSPFARDQGETWYDHDFLEYGWGLAPTIAELVAGYSYSEQWAAELSRRAEAAGLRGINFFVFIDEAQIAAPRSVETRDGTLHYMGTIEYSL, from the coding sequence ATGCACCAGACTCAGACCTGCCATTTCTGGGTAGGCACCATCCCCGAGGATTTCCCGGCCTCCTACTTTGCCGAGGACTACAGCGACGAGCGTGGCGACGACGACCCGCTCTCGCCATTCGCGCGCGACCAGGGCGAGACCTGGTACGACCACGACTTCCTCGAATACGGCTGGGGCCTCGCGCCGACGATCGCGGAACTGGTGGCCGGCTATTCGTACAGCGAGCAATGGGCCGCGGAGTTGTCCCGCCGCGCCGAAGCCGCGGGCCTGCGCGGCATCAACTTCTTCGTGTTCATCGACGAGGCGCAGATCGCGGCGCCCCGCTCGGTGGAAACTCGCGATGGCACGCTGCACTACATGGGCACCATCGAATACAGCCTCTGA
- a CDS encoding Crp/Fnr family transcriptional regulator produces MYLHSLFRNVPAAERVALVAQSELRSFRRNETVLRMDEWTDKVYFVASGLLRVVVGGHGGAAAVTTDFVRPRDLFLSPTLDEARYQSMANLVAALPSSVYLIPAAALHDICARHPSVALELLELTVKRMTIIRSQLRRISSLTSETLVARVLYELTQLAPADTGGFDKRISQAVIASYAGLSREVVNKTMREMENRGLLWKDEHGIHVVADFASTDHGSFESLEPHAAGDEREGDTPFIAPDELDLLRAEGEDEPDTK; encoded by the coding sequence ATGTATCTGCATTCCCTTTTTCGAAACGTCCCGGCGGCGGAGCGCGTGGCGCTGGTCGCGCAGAGCGAATTGCGCTCGTTCCGGCGCAACGAGACCGTGCTGCGCATGGACGAGTGGACCGACAAGGTCTATTTCGTCGCCTCGGGGCTGCTGCGCGTGGTGGTCGGCGGCCATGGCGGCGCCGCGGCCGTGACCACCGACTTCGTGCGCCCGCGCGACCTGTTCCTGAGTCCCACGCTCGACGAGGCGCGCTACCAGTCGATGGCCAACCTCGTGGCCGCGCTGCCGAGCTCGGTCTACCTGATTCCCGCCGCGGCCCTGCACGACATCTGCGCCCGGCATCCGTCGGTGGCGCTCGAGCTGCTCGAGCTCACGGTCAAGCGCATGACCATCATCCGCAGCCAGTTGCGCCGCATCTCCTCGCTCACCTCCGAGACCCTGGTCGCGCGCGTGCTCTATGAGCTGACCCAGCTCGCGCCGGCCGACACCGGCGGCTTCGACAAGCGCATCTCGCAGGCCGTGATCGCGTCGTATGCCGGGCTGTCGCGCGAGGTCGTCAACAAGACCATGCGCGAGATGGAGAACCGCGGCCTGCTGTGGAAGGACGAGCACGGCATCCACGTGGTGGCCGATTTCGCGTCGACCGATCACGGCAGTTTCGAGTCGCTGGAGCCGCATGCGGCGGGCGACGAGCGCGAGGGCGACACGCCCTTCATCGCGCCGGACGAACTCGACCTGCTGCGGGCCGAGGGCGAGGACGAACCTGACACGAAGTGA
- a CDS encoding EAL domain-containing protein produces MPGTGAPLRACAFVFIANLPQLMEVYGAEFALHASIEIKYRLLTSFVSLADADLAMLRHDCFLLWSNPAFPVEDGQARQGASARLERLLTDLGGMPVQLRDTRALVQLHVGWSDAPSPGRMSQAEVELRLWAAQPAPDFQLAQTEGWQRLYREDMDVALQVSDALHARRLAIEWHPVVGAPAQAAAFAAPLYHEARFHTEGEPHAAASLRSELFMPCLQRLGLVRTFDHLAAGRVVRQLRLGGTVRLGLSISAQSARRDHWWASLMALLRREPELAARLVVEIAGEPTLPDLEAVRDFCLQLQLCGCRVAIKHFGGDSGNLAAAKVCRPDIIKLDPVFIRRAREDRFGRELLEEMLALCGSFAPSIVVDGIEREEDIRVALEAGAEWLQGCGVSAVAPPHDGAPARGPGGRA; encoded by the coding sequence ATGCCGGGCACCGGCGCGCCGCTGCGCGCCTGCGCCTTCGTCTTCATCGCGAACCTGCCGCAGCTCATGGAGGTCTACGGCGCCGAGTTCGCGCTGCACGCCAGCATCGAGATCAAGTACCGCCTGCTGACGAGCTTCGTGAGCCTGGCCGACGCCGATCTCGCCATGCTGCGGCACGACTGCTTCCTGCTGTGGAGCAACCCGGCGTTTCCGGTCGAGGACGGGCAGGCGCGGCAGGGCGCCTCGGCCCGGCTCGAGCGCCTGCTCACCGACCTCGGCGGCATGCCGGTGCAACTGCGCGACACGCGCGCGCTGGTGCAGCTGCACGTGGGCTGGAGCGACGCGCCCAGCCCCGGGCGCATGAGCCAGGCCGAGGTCGAGCTGCGGCTGTGGGCCGCGCAACCGGCGCCCGACTTCCAGCTCGCGCAGACCGAGGGCTGGCAGCGGCTCTACCGCGAGGACATGGACGTCGCGCTGCAGGTCAGCGACGCGCTGCATGCGCGGCGCCTCGCGATCGAATGGCATCCGGTGGTGGGCGCGCCCGCGCAGGCCGCCGCCTTCGCGGCGCCGCTCTATCACGAGGCGCGCTTCCACACCGAGGGCGAGCCGCACGCCGCCGCCTCGCTGCGCTCCGAGCTCTTCATGCCCTGCCTGCAGCGGCTGGGCCTGGTGCGCACCTTCGACCATCTCGCGGCCGGCCGCGTGGTGCGGCAGCTGCGTTTGGGCGGCACCGTGCGCCTGGGCCTGAGCATCTCGGCGCAGAGCGCGCGGCGCGACCACTGGTGGGCCTCGCTGATGGCACTGCTGCGGCGCGAGCCCGAGCTGGCGGCGCGCCTGGTGGTCGAGATCGCGGGCGAACCCACGCTGCCCGATCTCGAAGCGGTGCGCGACTTCTGCCTGCAGCTGCAGCTCTGCGGCTGCCGCGTCGCCATCAAGCATTTCGGCGGCGACTCCGGCAACCTCGCCGCCGCCAAGGTCTGCCGGCCCGACATCATCAAGCTCGACCCGGTCTTCATCCGGCGCGCGCGCGAGGACCGCTTCGGCCGCGAGCTGCTCGAGGAGATGCTCGCGCTGTGCGGCAGCTTCGCGCCCTCGATCGTGGTCGACGGCATCGAGCGCGAGGAGGACATCCGCGTGGCGCTCGAGGCCGGCGCCGAGTGGCTGCAGGGCTGCGGCGTGTCCGCCGTCGCACCGCCGCACGATGGCGCGCCCGCGCGCGGCCCCGGGGGGCGCGCGTGA
- a CDS encoding helix-turn-helix transcriptional regulator — translation MCPRSQAPRGGASKNGRTCRKHRVRARTRPGRASPAGAIRRSIGAVGSAGPWREVGASANRRRAATRPPPARVRLEEAGTSYQRLLDEVRQQAARQPLEDTPLEAGEIAFVPGFGELNSFTRAFRGSEGTTPARWRTAQARAS, via the coding sequence ATGTGTCCTAGGTCACAGGCGCCGCGGGGCGGGGCCTCAAAAAACGGGCGGACCTGCCGAAAACACCGGGTCCGTGCGCGGACCCGCCCCGGCCGGGCTTCGCCGGCTGGCGCGATCCGCCGTTCGATCGGCGCGGTCGGATCGGCAGGCCCGTGGCGCGAGGTCGGCGCGTCGGCGAACCGGCGGCGCGCGGCAACGCGGCCGCCGCCGGCGCGGGTGAGGCTCGAGGAGGCCGGCACTAGCTACCAGCGCCTGCTCGACGAGGTACGCCAGCAGGCCGCGCGGCAACCGCTCGAGGACACGCCGCTCGAGGCCGGCGAGATCGCCTTCGTGCCGGGTTTCGGGGAACTGAATTCGTTCACGCGTGCCTTCCGCGGCTCGGAAGGGACGACGCCCGCGCGCTGGCGCACGGCGCAGGCACGCGCGTCCTGA
- the pgaD gene encoding poly-beta-1,6-N-acetyl-D-glucosamine biosynthesis protein PgaD: protein MNDRLHPSVPSSMNEDLGLGAAPPRPNEKAPPREREWAEPQGEVPVLDAARMPLSAFMRHKTPQGAVFMFVWLRIARPLLLAAFWVGVVFYAWHHFFQVWRPAEGTDLLTLYAASVLVILLVMLLLAPVRRRAIAGEEGRGHSPDSTVAQLAEYTSLAPQHLTLWQRARRLLVQHDRDGRVTDAADLDTEPAMLTPSGTAVRKRRA, encoded by the coding sequence ATGAACGATCGACTGCATCCGTCCGTGCCATCGAGCATGAATGAAGACCTGGGCCTGGGCGCCGCGCCGCCGCGCCCCAACGAGAAGGCGCCGCCGCGCGAGCGCGAATGGGCCGAGCCGCAGGGCGAGGTGCCGGTGCTCGATGCCGCGCGCATGCCGCTGAGCGCCTTCATGCGCCACAAGACGCCGCAGGGCGCGGTGTTCATGTTCGTGTGGCTGCGCATCGCGCGGCCGCTGCTGCTGGCCGCGTTCTGGGTCGGCGTCGTGTTCTATGCCTGGCACCACTTCTTCCAGGTCTGGCGACCCGCGGAGGGCACCGACCTGCTCACGCTCTACGCGGCCTCGGTGCTGGTCATCCTGCTGGTGATGCTGCTGCTCGCGCCCGTGCGCCGGCGCGCCATCGCGGGCGAGGAAGGTCGTGGCCATTCGCCCGACAGCACCGTGGCCCAACTGGCCGAATACACTTCGCTCGCGCCGCAGCACCTCACGCTGTGGCAGCGCGCGCGGCGCCTCCTGGTGCAGCACGACCGCGACGGCCGGGTGACCGACGCGGCAGACCTCGACACCGAACCCGCGATGCTCACGCCTTCGGGCACGGCGGTACGCAAGCGCCGAGCCTGA
- the pgaC gene encoding poly-beta-1,6 N-acetyl-D-glucosamine synthase, protein MNPDFFGSDVVRALLNYVFYYPFLAAYVWMAGGIAHALVFERGRHRKVDPLPLLPERPLVSVIVPCFNEGERVQEVIEQLMRSHYPNYEIIAVNDGSSDDTGAILDALATRYGQLRVVHHATNQGKAVALNTAAVLANGEYILGVDGDALVDPDAIAWMLTHMLHSERVGAVTGNPRIRGRTTLLGRMQVGEFSSNIGLIKRTQQLAGRLFTVSGVLSMFRRNALLDVDFWSPDVMTEDIDISWKLQLKDWRVRYEPRALCWILMPETVRGLYRQRQRWATGGIQTLLRYTGQVLKPRNFMMWPVFLEYLASVVWAYAMFAVLILALVRRFLPPEWQYVGFWPEWHGMLLGITCMLQMGVSLWIDRHYDRDILRYLVWTIWYPLAFWMINMFTTVVALPATILRRKGKRARWTSPDRGVIANERSTASVRAIEHE, encoded by the coding sequence ATGAACCCCGACTTCTTCGGTTCCGACGTGGTGCGGGCCCTGCTCAACTACGTCTTCTACTACCCCTTCCTCGCGGCCTACGTCTGGATGGCCGGCGGCATCGCGCATGCGCTGGTGTTCGAGCGCGGCCGCCACCGCAAGGTCGATCCGCTGCCGCTGTTGCCCGAGCGGCCGCTGGTCAGCGTGATCGTGCCCTGCTTCAACGAGGGCGAGCGCGTGCAGGAGGTGATCGAGCAGCTGATGCGCAGCCACTATCCGAACTACGAGATCATCGCGGTCAACGACGGCAGCAGCGACGACACCGGCGCCATCCTCGATGCGCTGGCCACGCGCTACGGCCAGCTGCGCGTGGTGCACCACGCCACCAACCAGGGCAAGGCGGTCGCGCTCAACACGGCGGCGGTGCTGGCCAACGGCGAGTACATCCTCGGCGTGGACGGCGATGCGCTGGTCGATCCCGATGCCATCGCCTGGATGCTGACCCACATGCTGCATTCGGAGCGCGTGGGCGCCGTCACCGGCAACCCGCGCATCCGCGGCCGCACCACCCTGCTCGGGCGCATGCAGGTGGGCGAGTTCTCCTCCAACATCGGCCTCATCAAGCGCACCCAGCAGCTGGCCGGGCGGCTGTTCACGGTCTCGGGCGTGCTCTCGATGTTCCGCCGCAACGCGCTGCTCGACGTCGACTTCTGGAGCCCCGACGTCATGACCGAGGACATCGACATCAGCTGGAAGCTGCAGCTCAAGGACTGGCGCGTGCGCTACGAGCCGCGCGCGCTGTGCTGGATCCTGATGCCCGAGACCGTGCGCGGCCTCTACCGCCAGCGCCAGCGCTGGGCCACCGGCGGCATCCAGACCCTGCTGCGCTACACGGGCCAGGTGCTCAAGCCGCGCAACTTCATGATGTGGCCGGTGTTCCTCGAGTACCTGGCCAGCGTGGTCTGGGCCTACGCGATGTTCGCGGTGCTGATCCTCGCGCTGGTGCGGCGCTTCCTGCCGCCCGAGTGGCAGTACGTCGGCTTCTGGCCCGAGTGGCACGGGATGCTGCTGGGCATCACCTGCATGCTGCAGATGGGCGTGAGCCTGTGGATCGACCGCCACTACGACCGCGACATCCTGCGCTACCTGGTCTGGACCATCTGGTATCCGCTTGCCTTCTGGATGATCAACATGTTCACCACGGTCGTGGCCTTGCCGGCCACGATCCTGCGGCGCAAGGGCAAGCGCGCCCGGTGGACCAGCCCCGACAGAGGAGTGATAGCGAATGAACGATCGACTGCATCCGTCCGTGCCATCGAGCATGAATGA
- the pgaB gene encoding poly-beta-1,6-N-acetyl-D-glucosamine N-deacetylase PgaB produces the protein MFMTTSLVPRMAALLLATLLAGAALAQGLPRATALAAPDVDDGKTFRAIAMHDVRHNVRESFVDEPEPTALDERTVADFFAWLRSSGHHPVSLQQIVDARAGGRPLPSKAVLLTFDDGYESFYSKVYPLLKQFGYPAVMALVTGWLEVPPGQVVEGYGARNPLKREAFITWSQAREMGASGLVEFASHGDAIHTGVPGNPQGNLQPAAVTHRYDSATGRYEDDAAWVARVEADLRRSRGLIEAQTGTRVRAMVWPYGAYNKEALRAADRAGMPITLTLDEGANTPEVPLQTIRRGLATYDMSVPDLSLLRAPARPDPRALHRAMHIDLDHIYDPDPAQQEANLSRLLDRVQAIGPSAVYLQAFADPDGDGAADALYFPNRHLPMRADLFNRVAWQLRTRTGVEVYAWMPVLAFQLPANNPLADVRVTHLAPTSDAARDQTRYHRLSPADARVRALIGDIYEDLAKNTPIAGLLFHDDATYSDDEDASPAALRELAAQGLPADLGAVRADPALRARWTAWKTRQLTDFTLELAQRARDWQPRILTARNLYARPVLEPAAQEWFAQDLAQSLQAYDYTAVMAMPFMEQAADPQAWLTALFHQVAAQPQGLARTVFELQARDWRNGRMVDKDTLAAQWTLLHRLGARHVALYPDDFLAGQPPLVTVRDILSVRANLAGGKVDGLETPPALAPSKPAAASAPTAPGAAR, from the coding sequence ATGTTCATGACGACCAGCCTGGTCCCGCGGATGGCCGCGCTGCTGCTCGCCACGCTGCTCGCCGGCGCCGCGCTGGCCCAGGGCCTGCCGCGCGCCACCGCGCTGGCGGCGCCCGATGTCGACGACGGCAAGACCTTCCGCGCCATCGCGATGCACGACGTGCGCCACAACGTGCGCGAGAGCTTCGTCGACGAGCCCGAACCCACCGCGCTCGACGAGCGCACCGTGGCCGACTTCTTCGCCTGGCTGCGCAGCTCGGGCCACCACCCGGTGAGCCTGCAGCAGATCGTCGACGCGCGCGCCGGCGGCCGGCCGCTGCCCTCGAAGGCCGTGCTGCTGACCTTCGACGACGGCTACGAGAGCTTCTATTCGAAGGTCTATCCGCTGCTGAAGCAATTCGGCTATCCAGCCGTGATGGCGCTGGTCACGGGCTGGCTCGAAGTGCCGCCGGGCCAGGTGGTCGAAGGCTACGGCGCGCGCAACCCCCTGAAGCGCGAGGCCTTCATCACCTGGAGCCAGGCGCGCGAGATGGGCGCCTCGGGCCTGGTCGAATTCGCGAGCCACGGCGACGCGATCCACACCGGCGTGCCCGGCAATCCGCAGGGCAACCTGCAGCCCGCGGCCGTCACGCACCGCTACGACAGCGCCACCGGCCGCTACGAGGACGACGCGGCCTGGGTCGCGCGCGTCGAGGCCGACCTGCGCCGCAGCCGCGGCCTGATCGAGGCCCAGACCGGCACCCGCGTGCGCGCCATGGTGTGGCCCTACGGCGCCTACAACAAGGAGGCGCTGCGCGCGGCCGACCGCGCCGGCATGCCGATCACCCTGACGCTCGACGAGGGCGCGAACACGCCCGAGGTGCCGCTGCAGACCATCCGCCGCGGCCTCGCCACCTACGACATGTCGGTGCCCGACCTCAGCCTGCTGCGCGCCCCCGCGCGGCCCGATCCGCGCGCGCTGCACCGCGCGATGCACATCGACCTCGACCACATCTACGACCCCGATCCGGCGCAGCAGGAGGCCAACCTCTCGCGCCTGCTCGACCGGGTGCAGGCCATCGGCCCCTCGGCGGTCTACCTGCAGGCCTTCGCCGATCCCGACGGCGACGGCGCGGCCGATGCGCTGTACTTCCCGAACCGGCACCTGCCGATGCGCGCCGACCTGTTCAACCGCGTCGCCTGGCAACTGCGCACGCGCACCGGGGTCGAGGTCTATGCGTGGATGCCGGTGCTGGCGTTCCAGCTGCCCGCGAACAACCCGCTGGCCGACGTGCGCGTGACGCACCTCGCGCCCACGTCGGACGCGGCGCGCGACCAGACGCGCTACCACCGCCTCTCGCCGGCCGATGCGCGCGTGCGCGCCCTGATCGGCGACATCTACGAGGACCTCGCGAAGAACACGCCGATCGCGGGCCTGCTGTTCCACGACGACGCCACCTACAGCGACGACGAGGACGCGAGCCCCGCGGCGCTGCGCGAACTCGCCGCGCAGGGCCTGCCGGCCGACCTCGGCGCGGTGCGCGCCGATCCGGCGCTGCGCGCGCGCTGGACCGCGTGGAAGACGCGCCAGCTCACCGACTTCACGCTCGAGCTCGCGCAGCGCGCCCGCGACTGGCAGCCGCGCATCCTCACCGCGCGCAACCTCTATGCGCGCCCGGTGCTCGAGCCGGCCGCGCAGGAGTGGTTCGCGCAGGACCTCGCGCAGTCGCTGCAGGCCTACGACTACACCGCCGTGATGGCGATGCCGTTCATGGAGCAGGCGGCCGATCCGCAGGCCTGGCTGACCGCGCTGTTCCACCAGGTGGCGGCGCAGCCGCAGGGTCTGGCGCGCACCGTGTTCGAGCTGCAGGCGCGCGACTGGCGCAACGGCCGCATGGTCGACAAGGACACGCTGGCCGCACAGTGGACGCTGCTGCACCGGCTGGGCGCGCGCCACGTCGCGCTCTATCCCGACGACTTCCTCGCGGGCCAGCCGCCGCTCGTGACGGTGCGCGACATCCTCTCGGTGCGCGCCAACCTCGCGGGCGGCAAGGTCGACGGCCTCGAGACGCCGCCGGCGCTCGCGCCCAGCAAACCGGCCGCCGCCTCCGCGCCGACCGCACCGGGAGCCGCGCGATGA
- the pgaA gene encoding poly-beta-1,6 N-acetyl-D-glucosamine export porin PgaA, which produces MRAGSATPAAALDALRAWFPRAATAAQRERIASDGVVWALQADNPRESVGWARAVPLDCLAGYAFESAFVAARRVDDRILQLQLTALQPTQRIVRRENAFALEDQGSLTEALAQAEAAERAAPGSFNAFELASLRQQALGQRLRWAIAERDQRGGEGPERFESIDALLPLYPNELQGAADAVQRATQSNEADALERWRALYLRLYADQLLAVSARGRFPEVTAAYERWQVEHPQEPLPYYALSDVAGAYQQQRRSDLAVPIYEEALRSGGDAIPVPSDTHTGLVYAYLDTARFEDAEALLQKLEQATPPLLRLTPEQGRPNPEYAEVRNLRALYQLYTERPWQAETSFRGLTSLAPLNAGFRSGLAETMKLRDKPDEALGRYRETLVDHPWDVAARAGYAGALFDAGEMRAGRELTESLQAEAPESIAVRNAVTQRDTLYAARLDVDADYGQGHGSSVLADRDWRVDSKLSSPLWDDRWRLFFRQVFARGDTSLGNIDLSRTGVGVEYLQGRWRASAELHQSDKGRYRTGLALGVDWRASDSWRFSARFDSNSLDTPWKARLANVGAHSAELGATYVVNESRAFEARYQRMDFSDGNARDGFGLSWRERLVSGPRFQLEGTLSGETGRYDRQDVDYFAPRRESALQVGLTGKYLGWKRDDRRFSHVLGVEAGGYRQQGFGGGALWSLRYGHEWVFGRSATLAYGLGIASHPYDGVRERRRFVYLNLSVPFQ; this is translated from the coding sequence GTGCGCGCCGGCAGCGCGACACCGGCCGCTGCGCTCGATGCGCTGCGGGCCTGGTTCCCGCGCGCCGCGACCGCGGCCCAGCGCGAGCGCATCGCGTCCGACGGCGTGGTGTGGGCACTGCAGGCCGACAACCCACGGGAATCCGTGGGCTGGGCGCGCGCCGTGCCGCTCGATTGCCTCGCGGGCTATGCCTTCGAGTCCGCGTTCGTCGCCGCGCGCCGCGTCGACGACCGCATCCTGCAACTGCAGCTCACCGCGTTGCAGCCCACGCAGCGCATCGTGCGGCGCGAGAACGCCTTCGCGCTCGAGGACCAGGGCTCGCTGACCGAGGCCCTGGCGCAGGCCGAGGCCGCCGAGCGCGCCGCGCCCGGCAGCTTCAATGCCTTCGAACTCGCGAGCCTGCGCCAGCAGGCCCTGGGCCAGCGGCTGCGCTGGGCCATCGCGGAACGCGACCAGCGCGGCGGCGAGGGCCCCGAGCGCTTCGAGTCCATCGACGCACTGCTGCCGCTCTATCCGAACGAGCTGCAGGGGGCCGCCGATGCGGTGCAGCGCGCCACGCAGTCCAACGAAGCCGACGCGCTCGAGCGCTGGAGGGCGCTGTACCTGCGCCTCTATGCCGACCAGCTGCTCGCCGTCTCCGCGCGCGGCCGCTTCCCCGAAGTGACGGCCGCCTACGAGCGCTGGCAGGTCGAGCATCCGCAGGAGCCGCTGCCCTACTACGCGCTGTCCGACGTGGCCGGCGCCTACCAGCAGCAGCGCCGCTCCGACCTCGCCGTGCCGATCTACGAGGAGGCGCTGCGCAGCGGCGGCGATGCCATCCCCGTGCCCAGCGACACCCACACCGGCCTGGTCTATGCCTACCTCGACACCGCGCGCTTCGAGGACGCCGAGGCCCTGCTGCAGAAGCTCGAGCAGGCCACGCCGCCGCTGCTGCGGCTCACGCCCGAGCAGGGCCGGCCCAACCCCGAGTACGCCGAGGTGCGCAACCTGCGCGCGCTCTACCAGCTCTACACCGAGCGGCCCTGGCAGGCCGAGACCAGCTTCCGCGGACTGACCTCGCTCGCGCCGCTCAACGCGGGCTTCCGCTCGGGCCTGGCCGAGACCATGAAGCTGCGCGACAAGCCCGACGAGGCGCTGGGCCGCTACCGCGAGACGCTGGTCGACCATCCGTGGGACGTGGCCGCGCGCGCCGGCTACGCGGGCGCGCTGTTCGATGCCGGCGAGATGCGCGCCGGCCGCGAACTGACCGAGAGCCTGCAGGCCGAGGCCCCCGAATCGATCGCCGTGCGCAATGCCGTCACGCAGCGCGACACGCTCTACGCGGCGCGGCTCGATGTCGATGCCGACTACGGCCAGGGCCACGGCAGCAGCGTGCTGGCCGACCGCGACTGGCGCGTCGACTCCAAGCTCTCGTCGCCGCTGTGGGACGACCGCTGGCGCCTGTTCTTCCGCCAGGTGTTCGCGCGCGGCGACACCTCGCTGGGCAACATCGACCTGTCGCGCACCGGCGTCGGCGTCGAATACCTGCAGGGCCGCTGGCGCGCCAGCGCCGAGCTGCACCAGTCCGACAAGGGCCGCTACCGCACCGGCCTCGCGCTCGGCGTGGACTGGCGTGCCAGCGACAGCTGGCGCTTCTCGGCGCGCTTCGACTCGAACAGCCTCGACACGCCCTGGAAGGCGCGGCTGGCGAACGTCGGCGCGCATTCGGCCGAGCTCGGCGCCACCTACGTGGTCAACGAGTCGCGCGCCTTCGAGGCCCGCTACCAGCGCATGGACTTCAGCGATGGCAACGCGCGCGACGGCTTCGGCCTGAGCTGGCGCGAGCGCCTCGTGAGCGGCCCGCGCTTCCAGCTCGAAGGCACGCTCTCGGGCGAGACCGGTCGCTATGACCGCCAGGACGTCGACTACTTCGCGCCGCGCCGCGAGAGCGCGCTGCAGGTCGGCCTGACCGGCAAGTACCTGGGCTGGAAGCGCGACGACCGCCGCTTCTCGCATGTCTTGGGCGTCGAGGCCGGCGGCTACCGGCAGCAGGGTTTCGGCGGCGGCGCGCTCTGGTCGCTGCGCTACGGCCACGAATGGGTGTTCGGCCGTTCGGCCACGCTGGCCTACGGCCTGGGCATCGCGAGCCATCCCTACGACGGGGTGCGCGAGCGCCGCCGCTTCGTCTATCTCAATCTGTCGGTGCCGTTCCAATGA